A window of the Comamonas sp. Y33R10-2 genome harbors these coding sequences:
- a CDS encoding TRAP transporter large permease subunit, with product MEFIATNFAPIMFAGLICFLLLGFPVAFSLGAAGLIFGFMGIEMGVFPSSVMAWLPQRLIGIMANDTLLAVPFFTLMGLILERSGMAEDLLDTVGQVFGPIRGGLALAVIFVGALLAATTGVVAASVISMGLISLPIMLRYGYDRPLSAGVIAASGTLAQIIPPSLVLILMADQLGKSVGDMYKGAFIPGFMLMGLYVLWVVLLAIFKPKMVPALPIEARIYREANGNGGYMSLAVVMGLSTIVAIFLAEHMPDLHTWWQGKEVLEVATDEKIVTAMCGGTFIAFVMASINRIFKLGLLSKLAERVTFVLIPPLLLIFLVLGTIFLGIATPTEGGAMGAMAALIMGFARGRLNMNLLTQALGSTTRLACFVMFIMIGATTFSLVFQAADGPKWVEHLLTGLPGGQVGFLIVVNIMIFFLAFFLDYFELSFIVVPLLGPVAEKMGIDLIWFGVLLAVNMQTSFMHPPFGFALFFLRSVAPDKQYVDKVTHKVIEPVTTMQIYKGAVPFVLIQLVMVGVLIAFPGIVTGALDKPVAVDVNKIDSQLQDQLNDAGGGYGADNPFGAPEGGEEGSSAPEAPKDGSQPAPDATAPNTGGYGSDDPAKALQESLNAAPAAK from the coding sequence ATGGAATTTATCGCTACTAACTTCGCCCCCATCATGTTTGCGGGGCTGATCTGTTTCTTGCTACTGGGCTTCCCTGTGGCATTCAGCTTGGGTGCTGCAGGCTTAATCTTTGGCTTTATGGGCATCGAGATGGGAGTCTTCCCATCCTCCGTAATGGCATGGCTTCCCCAGCGCCTGATCGGCATCATGGCCAACGACACTTTGTTGGCCGTGCCCTTCTTTACCTTAATGGGCCTGATTCTTGAACGCTCCGGCATGGCGGAAGACTTGCTCGACACAGTCGGACAGGTTTTCGGCCCTATCCGCGGCGGTCTGGCTTTGGCCGTGATTTTTGTGGGCGCGCTGCTGGCCGCCACTACCGGTGTGGTTGCCGCTTCGGTAATCTCCATGGGCCTGATCTCCCTGCCCATCATGCTGCGCTACGGCTATGACCGCCCTCTGTCAGCGGGTGTAATTGCAGCATCGGGCACTCTGGCGCAAATCATTCCACCCTCACTGGTGCTGATTTTGATGGCCGACCAGTTGGGCAAGAGCGTTGGCGACATGTACAAGGGCGCTTTCATCCCCGGCTTCATGCTGATGGGTTTGTATGTGCTGTGGGTGGTTCTTTTAGCCATCTTCAAGCCCAAGATGGTGCCGGCTCTGCCGATTGAGGCCCGCATCTACCGTGAAGCCAATGGCAACGGCGGCTACATGTCGCTGGCCGTGGTGATGGGCCTGTCCACTATCGTCGCCATCTTCTTGGCCGAGCATATGCCTGACCTGCACACTTGGTGGCAGGGCAAAGAGGTGCTGGAAGTTGCGACCGATGAAAAAATCGTCACTGCCATGTGCGGCGGCACCTTCATCGCCTTTGTGATGGCCTCGATCAACCGCATCTTCAAGCTGGGCCTTCTGTCCAAGCTGGCTGAGCGCGTGACTTTTGTGCTGATCCCGCCATTGCTGCTGATTTTCTTGGTGCTGGGCACCATCTTCTTGGGCATTGCAACACCTACCGAAGGCGGCGCCATGGGCGCGATGGCCGCCCTCATCATGGGCTTTGCACGCGGCCGGTTGAACATGAACCTGCTCACGCAGGCTTTGGGCTCAACCACAAGGCTGGCCTGCTTTGTGATGTTCATCATGATTGGCGCCACGACCTTTAGCTTGGTCTTCCAAGCAGCAGATGGCCCCAAGTGGGTTGAGCACCTGCTGACCGGCCTGCCCGGCGGCCAAGTGGGCTTTCTGATCGTGGTCAACATCATGATCTTCTTCCTGGCCTTCTTCTTGGACTACTTTGAGCTGTCGTTCATCGTTGTTCCATTGCTGGGTCCTGTAGCCGAGAAGATGGGCATTGATCTGATCTGGTTTGGCGTGTTGCTGGCGGTCAATATGCAGACCTCCTTCATGCACCCACCGTTTGGCTTTGCGCTGTTCTTCCTGCGCTCTGTCGCGCCTGATAAGCAGTATGTGGACAAGGTCACACACAAGGTCATCGAGCCTGTGACGACCATGCAGATCTATAAGGGTGCTGTGCCCTTTGTGTTGATCCAGTTGGTCATGGTGGGCGTGCTGATTGCATTCCCCGGCATCGTGACCGGAGCGCTTGATAAACCAGTCGCCGTGGACGTCAACAAGATCGATAGCCAGCTGCAAGATCAGCTCAACGATGCAGGCGGTGGCTACGGTGCGGACAACCCCTTTGGCGCACCTGAGGGCGGCGAAGAAGGCTCAAGCGCCCCTGAAGCCCCCAAGGATGGTAGCCAACCTGCCCCGGATGCCACCGCGCCGAATACTGGCGGCTACGGCTCTGACGATCCAGCTAAGGCACTACAGGAGTCACTGAACGCTGCACCTGCGGCCAAATAA
- a CDS encoding TRAP transporter small permease subunit, protein MQALLALSMGIDRLNAFIGKYSIWLIFAATFISAANAIVRKVFDISSNGFLEVQWYLFAWSFLIAAGYTLLHREHVRIDVINSRLSKTTQVWIDIIGFAFFLTPLCLTILWYSTPVAIQMYQTGEISGSPGGLIRWPVWASIPVGITLLMLQGWSELIKRIAFLTGHGPDPMGKLQDKSAEEELAEALRAEADRKQAEAMAAQARA, encoded by the coding sequence ATGCAGGCTTTACTCGCCCTCTCTATGGGCATTGACAGGCTCAATGCCTTTATCGGCAAATACTCCATCTGGCTGATATTTGCTGCAACCTTCATCAGCGCCGCCAACGCCATCGTTCGTAAAGTCTTTGACATCAGCTCCAACGGCTTCCTCGAAGTGCAGTGGTACCTGTTCGCTTGGTCTTTTTTGATTGCGGCGGGCTACACTCTGCTGCACCGCGAACATGTGCGCATCGACGTCATCAACTCCCGCCTGTCTAAAACAACACAGGTCTGGATTGACATCATCGGCTTCGCTTTCTTCCTCACACCCCTGTGCCTGACCATTCTTTGGTACAGCACGCCTGTGGCCATTCAGATGTACCAGACAGGCGAAATCTCAGGCAGCCCCGGCGGCCTGATTCGTTGGCCGGTATGGGCCTCTATCCCTGTTGGCATCACACTGCTGATGCTGCAAGGCTGGTCCGAACTCATCAAGCGCATTGCCTTTTTGACAGGCCATGGCCCTGACCCTATGGGCAAGCTGCAAGACAAGAGCGCTGAAGAAGAGCTGGCTGAAGCACTGCGTGCCGAAGCTGATCGCAAACAGGCTGAAGCGATGGCCGCTCAGGCCAGAGCATAA